One genomic window of Halovivax cerinus includes the following:
- a CDS encoding capsule biosynthesis GfcC family protein codes for MVDLDIVDTTIRATDAVGNVATVETNGWDRQADGDGLSEPVDLTVSGRVNGLSLPVVNAWVWTLRDGHKSFETQLSNDRTEIQLEAGLYHLIFETAIQILIEFDGTATLTRGADHSVDVSFPHPTAVTVGFRSYTDAPTHTVTIPRTATGVARALESFAVARRTTDPELASPLGRGHPPRIRFGDETDVPEAVRESIGQTGIELRVPDRLDALIPLASLAFYLGATVTVTDRDGATLRAPSVDLERELSPLPALQHEAADLLERIVFLDNLGRWATQDANLAELEAFETLGPDVTELQGMDMDERIAVYLDPDLAYDRLEPVLPPWHYTMYVEPTFDNVPSLPFFANRLARVYLSDAADGADRVGPTPGDPTAGADGYTRPFTGWLAPGSPAGPFLSRPAAYKNRFRYAKEQIPERVALVVTDDRRSDAAEAALEAYRHRPAYPTDVEFYEAATVAELRSVLEAGGEFVHYVGEVDGEAFVCTDGRLAIEETACAGRAVLLDAPTSLLAAAALVDQGAVAVVAQRGQERLEPETRRTLLELLGEGMAVDHVVQLARLYLGASDGLLTVGDGLCQVGNPSEMYVLVYRLTSLGDGNFLFSGDIQYPDFGVLWSPDFPESGANLVGNPGDQVIDASDLRTLVSAATPAVVVYEGECYFTDDLEPFYPAA; via the coding sequence ATGGTCGACCTCGACATCGTTGATACGACCATTCGAGCGACCGACGCGGTGGGCAACGTCGCCACCGTCGAGACGAACGGGTGGGACCGGCAGGCCGACGGCGACGGCCTCTCGGAACCCGTCGACTTGACGGTTTCCGGTCGGGTGAACGGACTCTCGCTTCCGGTGGTAAACGCGTGGGTCTGGACCCTGCGGGACGGCCACAAGTCGTTCGAAACGCAACTCTCCAACGATCGGACCGAAATCCAGCTCGAGGCGGGCCTCTATCATCTGATTTTCGAGACGGCGATTCAGATCCTGATCGAGTTCGACGGCACCGCGACGCTCACGCGGGGAGCCGATCACTCGGTCGACGTCTCGTTTCCCCATCCGACGGCGGTTACGGTCGGGTTTCGGTCGTACACCGACGCTCCGACGCACACCGTCACGATCCCGCGGACCGCTACCGGCGTTGCGCGAGCGCTCGAGTCGTTCGCCGTCGCTCGTCGGACCACTGACCCAGAACTCGCCTCACCGCTCGGTCGCGGCCACCCGCCACGGATCCGATTCGGCGACGAGACCGACGTTCCGGAGGCGGTTCGCGAGTCGATCGGTCAGACGGGGATCGAACTGCGGGTCCCGGACCGCCTCGACGCACTGATCCCGCTCGCGTCACTCGCGTTCTACCTCGGTGCGACCGTGACTGTAACGGACAGAGATGGCGCTACGCTTCGGGCTCCATCGGTCGACCTCGAACGAGAACTGTCGCCGTTGCCAGCGCTGCAGCACGAGGCCGCCGATCTGCTTGAACGGATCGTCTTCCTCGACAATCTCGGCCGGTGGGCCACCCAGGATGCGAACCTGGCCGAACTCGAGGCGTTCGAGACACTCGGCCCCGACGTCACCGAATTGCAGGGGATGGACATGGACGAACGCATCGCGGTCTATCTCGACCCCGACCTGGCGTACGACCGCCTCGAGCCGGTCCTGCCGCCGTGGCATTACACGATGTACGTCGAACCGACGTTCGACAACGTGCCATCGCTGCCGTTTTTCGCCAATCGTCTCGCACGGGTCTACCTGTCCGACGCAGCGGACGGTGCCGACCGCGTCGGTCCGACGCCTGGCGACCCAACCGCTGGCGCTGACGGCTATACCCGTCCGTTCACCGGCTGGCTGGCCCCGGGATCCCCCGCCGGTCCGTTCCTGTCGCGACCTGCAGCCTACAAGAACCGATTCCGATACGCCAAGGAACAGATACCGGAGCGGGTTGCACTCGTCGTCACTGACGACCGACGGTCGGACGCCGCCGAGGCCGCCCTCGAGGCCTATCGCCACCGACCGGCCTATCCCACGGACGTCGAATTCTACGAGGCCGCGACCGTCGCGGAACTCCGATCGGTCCTCGAAGCCGGTGGCGAGTTCGTTCACTACGTCGGCGAGGTCGACGGCGAGGCGTTCGTCTGTACGGACGGGCGGCTGGCGATCGAGGAGACGGCGTGTGCCGGCCGGGCGGTCTTGTTGGACGCGCCTACCTCGCTGCTGGCGGCCGCGGCGCTCGTCGACCAGGGGGCGGTGGCGGTGGTGGCCCAGCGTGGCCAGGAGCGTCTCGAACCCGAGACCCGACGAACGCTGCTCGAATTGCTGGGTGAGGGAATGGCCGTCGACCACGTGGTTCAGCTCGCTCGTCTGTACCTCGGCGCGTCGGATGGACTCCTCACGGTCGGTGACGGCCTCTGCCAGGTCGGAAACCCGTCTGAAATGTACGTCCTCGTATACCGCCTCACGTCGCTGGGTGACGGGAACTTCTTGTTTTCGGGCGACATCCAGTACCCGGACTTTGGCGTGTTGTGGTCACCCGACTTCCCCGAGTCCGGTGCGAATCTCGTCGGAAACCCGGGCGATCAGGTCATCGACGCGAGCGACCTGCGAACGCTGGTGTCGGCCGCGACGCCAGCCGTCGTCGTCTACGAGGGGGAGTGTTACTTCACCGACGACCTCGAACCGTTCTATCCGGCCGCGTGA